Proteins encoded by one window of Vanacampus margaritifer isolate UIUO_Vmar chromosome 17, RoL_Vmar_1.0, whole genome shotgun sequence:
- the LOC144037825 gene encoding protein shisa-7-like, whose product MTMKATNSPGIFCCSLLLFSCLAVSTVTTDNDVRKPPAGRAAASPPAGKRDTLFLLTGFKPPPKKAEVEDGDERPPLVAQLPPKPLPQTMLPRNMTADALKPPLGAAQVAPAPKQLVDVDVCRGYFDVMGHLDSTFNCSKGSYIYCCGTCHYRFCCEHQRNRLDQDSCTNYKSPDWAEPQVPVTLPADNKPDPDFETLQQQNSSTAYVIGGVISFTLVMAVGVRIAFAKVARRPRNRDANMPRSLVDILRHQSSPVQHGERNNMLNASKNVYTPILQSKDNRKRGGARMNNMSTPQLSSGPKLIASSSKVPGGSMMGGGAMLAGSGMRHSASHASFSHSFHNLAQLPPSYEAAVKPEICRYSSLKKLERDLDEYPGYYSSKRRSANAPPTFYSSQHHLPWPADYAAGSSRVTLQLDGSRPRPYVPPSTPNPYPLPVPAHYGGGFSFERPPRRVRSQDQLLALGEGNTLARLLNNNQQHYYRNSMGRGADSQTLRRSHERLLVSAERECLEDQPLAMGLMAERGGGGGGGGCMVPTMGRLSHHHKAQSQQNICGTPSMERHHMVKMNSHPTPGHEHAGWEGHPGARRMAFANRRQNTLEQLHFIPGAGGGHALRTASKNEVTV is encoded by the exons ATGACGATGAAAGCCACAAATTCACCAGGGATATTTTGCTGCTCCCTGCTGCTTTTCTCCTGCCTTGCTGTTTCCACGGTAACCACCGATAACGATGTCAGGAAGCCGCCGGCCGGCCGCGCCGCCGCATCCCCGCCGGCCGGCAAGCGCGACACCCTCTTCCTCCTCACGGGCTTCAAGCCGCCGCCCAAGAAGGCGGAAGTGGAGGACGGCGACGAGCGGCCGCCGCTTGTGGCCCAGCTGCCCCCCAAGCCCCTCCCCCAGACCATGTTGCCCCGGAACATGACGGCCGACGCACTCAAGCCCCCGCTAGGCGCCGCCCAAGTGGCGCCGGCCCCCAAGCAGCTGGTGGACGTGGACGTGTGCAG GGGCTACTTTGACGTGATGGGCCACTTGGACAGCACCTTCAACTGCTCCAAGGGCAGCTACATCTACTGCTGCGGCACCTGCCACTACCGCTTCTGCTGCGAGCACCAGCGCAACCGTCTGGACCAGGACTCCTGCACCAACTACAAGTCGCCCGACTGGGCCGAGCCGCAGGTGCCCGTCACCCTGCCCGCCGATAACAAGCCCGACCCGGACTTCGAGACGCTCCAGCAGCAGAACAGCAG CACGGCCTACGTGATCGGCGGCGTGATCTCCTTCACATTGGTGATGGCGGTGGGAGTCCGGATCGCCTTCGCCAAGGTGGCGCGCCGCCCGCGCAACCGAGACGCCAACATGCCAAG GTCGCTGGTGGACATCCTGCGGCACCAGTCCAGTCCCGTGCAGCACGGCGAGAGGAACAACATGCTCAACGCCTCCAAAAACGTGTACACGCCCATCCTGCAGAGCAAGGACAACCGCA agCGAGGAGGCGCCCGCATGAACAACATGAGCACCCCTCAACTGTCGTCGGGCCCCAAACTGATCGCCAGCAGCAGCAAAGTCCCCGGCGGGAGCATGATGGGGGGCGGGGCCATGTTGGCGGGCAGCGGCATGCGGCACAGCGCCAGCCACGCCTCCTTCTCGCACTCTTTCCACAACCTGGCGCAGCTGCCGCCCTCCTACGAGGCCGCCGTCAAGCCGGAAATCTGCCGATACAGCTCGCTGAAGAAGCTCG AGCGCGACCTGGACGAGTATCCGGGCTACTACTCGTCCAAGCGCCGCTCGGCCAACGCGCCGCCGACCTTCTACTCGTCGCAGCATCACCTCCCCTGGCCGGCGGATTACGCGGCGGGCTCTTCGCGGGTCACGCTGCAGCTCGACGGCTCCCGGCCACGCCCCTACGTGCCGCCCTCCACGCCCAACCCGTACCCGCTGCCCGTGCCCGCGCACTACGGCGGCGGCTTCAGCTTTGAGCGGCCGCCGCGTCGCGTGCGCTCGCAGGATCAGCTGCTGGCGCTTGGCGAAGGCAACACGCTGGCGCGCCTCCTCAACAACAACCAGCAGCACTACTACAGAAACAGCATGGGGAGGGGGGCCGACTCGCAGACGCTGCGCAG GTCCCACGAGCGCCTCCTGGTGTCGGCCGAGCGCGAGTGTCTGGAGGACCAGCCGCTGGCCATGGGGCTGATGGCGGaacgaggcggcggcggcggcggcggcggctgcatGGTGCCCACCATGGGTCGTCTGAGCCACCACCACAAGGCGCAGTCGCAACAGAACATCTGCGGCACGCCGTCCATGGAGCGCCACCACATGGTCAAGATGAACTCGCACCCGACGCCAGGCCACGAGCACGCCGGCTGGGAGGGCCACCCCGGCGCCCGCCGCATGGCCTTCGCCAACAGGCGCCAGAACACCCTGGAGCAGCTGCACTTCATCCCGGGCGCCGGCGGCGGACACGCCCTGAGGACTGCCAGTAAGAACGAGGTCACCGTGTGA
- the LOC144037242 gene encoding guanine nucleotide-binding protein G(I)/G(S)/G(T) subunit beta-3-like isoform X1, with the protein MAAEKAEMDALKKECDGLRAKIEAARKAVNDSSMSGAAGSVASVGRVQLKQRKTLKGHLAKIYAMHWSADSRQMVSASQDGKLLVWDTFTGNKLVAVPLKSAWVMSVAFAPSGNLVASGGLDNMCTVYNIKATSPKTLRELDAHTGYLSCCRFLSDTDILTASGDTTCCLWDLETGKQKVVFTNHIGDCMSLALSPDMNMFISGACDSLAKLWDIREGTCKQTFIGHTSDINAIAFFQSGNAVITGSDDCSCKMYDLRADQEVINYQDGSLNAGVTSLTLSNSGRLIFAGYDDFNCHIWDSLKGEKVGVLSGHDNRVSCTGVPEDGMGVCTGSWDSFLKLWN; encoded by the exons ATGGCAGCTGAGAAAGCTGAGATGGACGCCTTGAAAAAGGAGTGCGACGGCCTCCGCGCCAAGATTGAG GCGGCGCGCAAGGCCGTCAACGACAGCAGCATGTCGGGGGCGGCGGGCAGCGTGGCCTCGGTGGGGCGCGTCCAGCTCAAGCAGAGGAAGACGCTCAAAGGTCACCTGGCCAAAATCTACGCCATGCACTGGTCAGCTGACTCCAG GCAAATGGTGAGCGCGTCGCAGGATGGCAAACTCCTGGTGTGGGACACGTTCACGGGCAACAAG CTGGTGGCGGTGCCGCTGAAGTCGGCGTGGGTGATGAGCGTGGCCTTCGCGCCGTCCGGCAATTTGGTGGCCAGCGGCGGCCTGGACAACATGTGCACCGTCTACAACATCAAGGCGACCAGTCCCAAGACCCTCCGGGAACTGGACGCGCACACAG GTTACCTGTCCTGCTGCCGCTTCCTGAGCGACACGGACATCCTCACGGCGTCCGGCGACACCACCTG CTGCCTGTGGGACCTGGAGACGGGCAAGCAGAAGGTGGTCTTCACCAACCACATCGGCGACTGCATGTCTTTGGCGCTGTCCCCCGACATGAACATGTTCATCTCGGGCGCCTGCGACTCGCTGGCCAAGCTGTGGGACATCCGGGAAGGCACCTGCAAGCAGACCTTCATCGGACACACCAGCGACATCAACGCCATCGCT TTCTTCCAGAGCGGCAACGCCGTCATCACGGGTTCGGACGACTGCAGCTGCAAGATGTATGACCTGCGCGCCGACCAGGAAGTCATCAACTACCAGGACGGCAGCCTCAACGCCGGCGTCACCTCGCTGACGCTCTCCAACTCGGGGCGCCTCATCTTCGCCGGCTACGACGACTTCAACTGCCACATTTGGGACTCCCTCAAGGGCGAGAAAGTCG gcGTCCTGTCCGGCCACGACAACCGCGTCAGCTGCACCGGCGTCCCCGAGGACGGCATGGGCGTCTGCACGGGATCCTGGGACAGCTTCCTCAAACTCTGGAACTGA
- the LOC144037242 gene encoding guanine nucleotide-binding protein G(I)/G(S)/G(T) subunit beta-3-like isoform X2: MVSASQDGKLLVWDTFTGNKLVAVPLKSAWVMSVAFAPSGNLVASGGLDNMCTVYNIKATSPKTLRELDAHTGYLSCCRFLSDTDILTASGDTTCCLWDLETGKQKVVFTNHIGDCMSLALSPDMNMFISGACDSLAKLWDIREGTCKQTFIGHTSDINAIAFFQSGNAVITGSDDCSCKMYDLRADQEVINYQDGSLNAGVTSLTLSNSGRLIFAGYDDFNCHIWDSLKGEKVGVLSGHDNRVSCTGVPEDGMGVCTGSWDSFLKLWN, translated from the exons ATGGTGAGCGCGTCGCAGGATGGCAAACTCCTGGTGTGGGACACGTTCACGGGCAACAAG CTGGTGGCGGTGCCGCTGAAGTCGGCGTGGGTGATGAGCGTGGCCTTCGCGCCGTCCGGCAATTTGGTGGCCAGCGGCGGCCTGGACAACATGTGCACCGTCTACAACATCAAGGCGACCAGTCCCAAGACCCTCCGGGAACTGGACGCGCACACAG GTTACCTGTCCTGCTGCCGCTTCCTGAGCGACACGGACATCCTCACGGCGTCCGGCGACACCACCTG CTGCCTGTGGGACCTGGAGACGGGCAAGCAGAAGGTGGTCTTCACCAACCACATCGGCGACTGCATGTCTTTGGCGCTGTCCCCCGACATGAACATGTTCATCTCGGGCGCCTGCGACTCGCTGGCCAAGCTGTGGGACATCCGGGAAGGCACCTGCAAGCAGACCTTCATCGGACACACCAGCGACATCAACGCCATCGCT TTCTTCCAGAGCGGCAACGCCGTCATCACGGGTTCGGACGACTGCAGCTGCAAGATGTATGACCTGCGCGCCGACCAGGAAGTCATCAACTACCAGGACGGCAGCCTCAACGCCGGCGTCACCTCGCTGACGCTCTCCAACTCGGGGCGCCTCATCTTCGCCGGCTACGACGACTTCAACTGCCACATTTGGGACTCCCTCAAGGGCGAGAAAGTCG gcGTCCTGTCCGGCCACGACAACCGCGTCAGCTGCACCGGCGTCCCCGAGGACGGCATGGGCGTCTGCACGGGATCCTGGGACAGCTTCCTCAAACTCTGGAACTGA